In Zingiber officinale cultivar Zhangliang chromosome 8B, Zo_v1.1, whole genome shotgun sequence, a single genomic region encodes these proteins:
- the LOC122013894 gene encoding uncharacterized protein LOC122013894, whose amino-acid sequence MTETGLDSGQDKARRRRWGAVSETRLALNSDFTKEREAVEDKQGATAVEMRHIDGDEAQQQRRSKIILGKKRRAFIRRNPLEGHIRLFNDYFVDALVYPPNILRRRFRMNHDLFLRILNNVENHEPYFVQRRNAIGMLGFSSLQKVIVAMRILAYGVGADLMDEYVRIGETTAIKSMKLFVKAIISIFRDEYLQSPNSNDIARLLTIGEKRGFLELAEGHTPKVSYSINGHDYTMGYYLTDGIYPSWSTFVKTIPTPQGRKRQLFASAQESMRKDVEQAFGVLQACFVIVRGPAWYFSQSVLKDIMMACIILHNMIV is encoded by the exons ATGACAGAGACGGGGCTCGACAGCGGTCAAGACAAGGCACGACGGCGGAGATGGGGCGCAGTGTCGGAGACGAGGCTAGCCCTAAACTCTGATTTCACTAAGGAGAGGGAAGCGGTAGAGGATAAACAGGGCGCAACAGCGGTAGAGATGCGGCACATAGACGGAGACGAGGCGCAACAACAAAGACGATCAAAG ATAATTCTCGGCAAGAAACGACGTGCATTTATTAGAAGAAATCCTTTGGAGGGTCACATACGTCTCTTCAATGACTACTTTGTTGATGCATTGGTATATCCTCCTAATATATTAAGGAGGAGGTTTCGGATGAATCATGACCTCTTTCTTCGAATTCTTAACAATGTGGAGAATCATGAACCATACTTCGTTCAAAGAAGAAATGCTATTGGAATGCTTGGGTTTTCTTCTTTACAAAAGGTGATTGTCGCCATGAGGATTCTTGCTTATGGAGTTGGAGCTGATCTCATGGATGAGTATGTAAGAATTGGAGAAACCACGGCAATAAAGAGCATGAAACTTTTTGTCAAAGCGATAATCTCGATCTTTAGAGATGAGTACTTGCAGTCTCCAAATAGCAATGACATTGCTAGATTGCTAACAATCGGTGAGAAACGGGGATTTCTAG AACTTGCTGAAGGTCATACTCCTAAAGTTAGCTACTCAATCAATGGCCACGATTATACTATGGGATACTATCTTACAGATGGAATCTATCCTTCATGGTCTACATTTGTCAAAACCATTCCAACACCACAAGGTCGTAAAAGGCAATTGTTTGCATCAGCTCAAGAATCTATGAGGAAGGATGTCGAGCAAGCATTTGGAGTTCTACAGGCATGCTTTGTAATTGTTCGTGGACCAGCATGGTATTTTTCTCAATCTGTACTAAAAGATATTATGATGGCCTGCATAATATTACACAACATGATCGTTTAA